Proteins encoded together in one Rana temporaria chromosome 6, aRanTem1.1, whole genome shotgun sequence window:
- the LOC120944295 gene encoding glycerol-3-phosphate dehydrogenase [NAD(+)], cytoplasmic-like has product MAPLRVTVIGSGNWGSAISIIIGNNTKRSNRFHPLVNMWVWEELVGGRKLSEIINQEHENVKYLPGHRLPRNVVAMPELADAVSGADILVFVVPHQFIGTICDRLAGHLKCGAYGISLIKGVDQGPNGLKLISDVIREKLGIQVSVLMGANIASEVAEEKFCETTIGCKNPQHGQIFKELMQTANFRITVVEDCDTVEICGALKNIVAVGAGFCDGLDFGDNTKAAVIRLGLMEMVAFARLFCTGAVSTSTFLESCGVADLITTCYGGRNRRVAEAFVRSGKSIEELERDMLNGQKVQGPPASADVYNILKQKGVLEKFPLFVGVYRICYEGRPVQEFISCLQNHPEHY; this is encoded by the exons ATGGCACCGCTCAGAGTCACCGTCATCGGCTCCGGCAACTG GGGATCGGCGATCTCAATCATCATCGGCAACAACACCAAAAGGTCCAACCGCTTCCACCCGCTGGTGAACATGTGGGTGTGGGAGGAGCTCGTCGGCGGGCGCAAGCTCTCCGAAATCATCAACCAGGAGCACGAGAACGTCAAGTACCTCCCCGGCCACCGGCTGCCCCGCAACGTG GTGGCGATGCCGGAGTTGGCGGACGCGGTATCCGGGGCAGATATCTTGGTGTTTGTGGTGCCCCATCAGTTCATCGGCACCATCTGCGACCGGCTAGCCGGACACCTGAAATGTGGAGCTTACGGCATCTCTCTGATTAAG ggagtggatcagggGCCCAACGGACTGAAGCTGATCTCAGATGTGATCCGGGAGAAGCTCGGTATACAGGTCAGCGTTCTGATGGGGGCAAACATCGCCAGCGAGGTGGCGGAGGAGAAGTTCTGTGAGACCACCATCG GGTGTAAGAATCCACAACATGGACAGATCTTTaaagaactgatgcagacggcaAACTTCCGGATCACGGTGGTGGAGGACTGCGACACGGTGGAGATCTGCGGAGCCCTGAAG AATATAGTCGCGGTGGGCGCTGGATTTTGTGACGGTCTGGACTTCGGTGATAACACGAAGGCCGCTGTGATCCGTCTCGGTCTGATGGAAATGGTGGCGTTCGCTCGTCTCTTCTGCACCGGCGCCGTCTCCACCAGCACCTTCCTGGAGAGCTGCGGCGTCGCcgacctcatcaccacctgttATGGCGGAAGGAACCGCAGAGTGGCGGAAGCCTTCGTCAGGTCTGGTAAA TCCATCGAGGAGCTGGAGAGAGACATGCTGAATGGACAGAAGGTCCAGGGCCCCCCGGCCTCCGCCGACGTCTAcaacatcctcaaacagaagggaGTGCTGGAAAA